CTGTTTTCTCTAGCAGGGCTGACAGTGATGTATATAATTTTTTTGGCTGCTACCCTATTCTTTGGCAGTAAAATTATCCGTAAAGGACCTGATTTAGAATTACCTGCGCCCCGCATGGGTCGAGTAAAATTTGTCCCCGATCGTCGTCCTGCGGAAGCTTAGTACAGATAGGGAGGAAAACTATGGAACCTCTACAACCGTTACAGGAATTTTTGCCGCAAGTTTGGTTCTTTATTTTGGGTTTGTTTCTCTTTCTATACGTCCTACTTGATGGCTTTGACCTGGGAGTCGGGATTCTCTCCCTCACTGCTTCTAGTGAAGAAAGACGGACGATTTTAATGACTAGCTTAGGCAATGTCTGGGATGCCAACGAAACTTGGTTAATTTTGATGGGTGGCTCGTTGTTTGGTGCTTTTCCCCTTGCCTACTCCACGATTTTGAATGCCCTCTATCTGCCTGCTGTGATTATGGTGGTGGGTTTAATTTTACGGGCTGTCTCCTTTGAATTCCGTGAAAATGCAGAGAACAAAATGGTATGGAATATTGCCTTTGGTGTGGGCAGTTTCCTAGCGGCTCTAGGGCAGGGATTTGCCCTGGGGACAGTGTTTGAGGGCATCAAAGTAGATGAGGCAGGTCATTTTGCTGGGGGCATTTGGGATTGGCTGACCTGGCGATCGGTAATTGTGGCTTTGACATTAATTCAAGCTTATGTTTTGGTCGGCTCCACCTATCTCATTTTGAAGACAACAGGGGATTTACAGGAGACGCACTACAAAACTGCCACGATCGCCACTTGGACGACGTTGATCGGTGCTATTTTTATCACTGTGAGCACTCCTGCTTTGTCGGAGCAGGCAAGGGAACATCTATTTAGTCCACCTCTGCTCTATATTTTTGAGATAATTCCCGTAGGAGGCTTGCTATTAGTTTATCTCCTATTGCGTAGTCTCAGGAGACGGGAAGAGGTCACACCCATCGTTTGGACTTTTCTGCTCTTTGCTCTGTCTTTTATTGGTCTGGGTTTTGTCATTTTTCCCAATATCATTCCCCCCAGTGTCACCATCTACGAAGCAGCAGCGGCACCTAGCTCTTTGGTGTTTATGCTCACCTTCATCGGTTTCCTGATCCCGATCTTGCTTGCCTACAACATCTATAACTACGTTGTCTTTCGTGGCAAGATTGTTGGCAGCGAATCTTAGTTTAACTAGGGCTAACCTGATGTGTTAGCCTTTTTTGCATTAGCGTCAAACTAAACAGATGGAACGATCGAAGTGGGTGGCAATTGTCACGGGGGTAATTTCTCTGCTTTTAGGCATAGCTTACCTAGTGCTAGTGCAAATATTGGACTGGCGGGGGGAGATGGTACCAGCACCCCTGGAGGGTTTGCTCTGGTCAGTAGTGAACTAGGCTGATCACAGGGACATGGGGGTTGAGCTGGGTTCTCCCCTGCAGGGCGGTTAACTCTACCACAAAGCCATAGGCCTTGACTTTGCCTCCTGCTTTTTCCACCAAACGGGAAGTAGCGGCGGCTGTACCCCCTGTGGCAATGACATCATCAACAATCAATACTTCTGCCCCTGCTGGTAAAATATCGGACTGCATTTCTAAGCTGTCCTGTCCATACTCCAGGCTATATTCCACTTTAATCAGTTGCCCTGGCAACTTTTTAGGCTTGCGCACTGCAATAAAACCACACTCTAATTTGAGGGCAAGGGCAGCACCAATGATAAAACCCCGCGACTCGATCGCGACTACGTAATCCACAGGCGGACACTGGGCACTTAGTCGACTGACAATGGTACTCAAGCCCTGGGGGTGTGCCAAGAGAGGCATGATGTCACGGAACAAAATCCCTGGTTTGGGGAAGTCAGGAACATCTCTAATTAGTTGCTGCAAGTCCATAGGGTGGGCTAGTAAAGGTTCTCGATTGTGCCATTGCCTGATACAACTTGACCAATCCCATAGCATTCTACCCCTTTTTGCCGAAACCACTCTAGGTAGTCTAGGGTAGGAACTACCACTGCCATGCCAATCCCCATGTTGAAGGTGTTAAACATATCGGCAGTAGGAATTTGTCCGACTGCCTGCAGCCAGCGAAAGAGAGGAGGAATGTCCCAGGGGACGATGTTAACAGCGCAGTGGGGGGGTAAGCAGCGGGGTAAGTTTTCTGGTATGCCACCCCCCGTGATGTGGGCTAACCCATGTATCTTTACGCCCGATCGCAGCGCCTCTAAAATTATAGAGACATAAATCCGCGTAGGGGTCAGACACCATTCCCCGATCGTTTTTTCTCTGCCTAATTCCGGGAGACGGTCGTGCCAACTCCAGCCCTGGTCCGCTATGACGCGCCGAATCAAACTAAAGCCGTTGCTATGGAAACCAGAACTGGCTAAACCAATCACATAGTCGCCGATTTGTACTCGATCGGGGGTGATCATTTCTGCTTTCTCCACAATCCCCACACAAAATCCTGCTACATCGTATTCCCCTGCTTGGTAAAAGCCAGGCATTTCCGCCGTTTCCCCGCCAATTAGGGCACAACCCGCCTCTCTACAACCCGCGACAATTCCCTCTATTACTGCTTGCAGTTGGTCAGGCTCTAGTTTGCCCGTTGCTAAATAGTCTAAAAAGAAAAGTGGCTCCGCCCCTGTTGTCAGCACATCATTGACACACATGGCAACCAAGTCAATCCCGATCGTGGTGTGGCAATTAAGGGCTTGGGCAATTTTGAGCTTTGTCCCTACCCCATCCGTGCCCGCTACTAACACCGGCTCCCGATAACCGGACGGCAGAGCAAACAGACCACCAAACCCGCCAATACCCCCTATAACCCCTGGGCGATGGGTACTGTGGACTAAATCCCTGATACGCTGGACAAACTCCCTGCCCGCCTCTACATCTACCCCCGCTGTTTTGTAGTCCAAGGGCTAACTCCCCGCTGCCACCTCAGCTTTAGCCACCTGTTGCTTGAGTACATCTAGGGCTTTGACAAATTGGGGGTCATCCTCTGTACCTAACTTATCCTGGTTTTTCGCCAGGGTTTCCCTCTGCTTGGGGGTAAGTTCGACAATCACATCTGGCTTGATGCCCGATCGGTTGATGTCCGTGCCATTGGGTGTCAGGTATTTGGCGACCGTCACTGCCAGACCAGAACCATCCGACAGGGAATGGACAGACTGTACTAAACCCTTGCCAAAGGTCTTTGTCCCCACAATCACTGCTCGCTTGTTGTCCTGTAATGCCCCCGCCAAAATTTCACTGGCACTGGCAGAACCCCCATCCACCAGAACCACTAGGGGCTTATCGGTCATAGCTTGGCGATTAGCGGTTAATCGCTCACTCTCTCCCTTGCGGTCAACCGTAGACACGATCGTGGCATTTTCCATCCACATCCTGGCAATTTCGGCACTGGCATAGAGCAGTCCCCCTGGGTTGGCACGGAGGTCTAGGATAAAGCCCTTTACCTGTGCGTCAAGGTGAGAACGAATAGCTTTGCGCATGTCATTGGGAGCATTGGCATTGAACTGAGTGAGACGGATGTAGCCCACTTTGCCAAATTCTGTCTGTTGCACAGTAGAGCGTACAGCGTGGAGTTCTATCTTTTCGCGGCGGATTTCTACCTCAAACTTATTGCCCCCCCGCTGGATGCCCAATTTTACCTTTGTCCCCTGGGGTCCGCGAATTAGGTTGACAGCTTCGTTGATGTCCATCCCCTCTGTGCTTCTGCCGTTGATGGTGATAATTTCATCCTTGGCAAGAATACCCGCCCGCGCTGCTGGGGAATCTTCGATGGGGGAAATTACTGTTAATTTTTTAGTCTCTTCGTCAATGCCCAGAGTTAAGCCTACCCCCGTTAATTCCCCCGATGTATCGATCTTCATACTCTTGAACTGATCGGGGTCAAGGAAGCGGGTATAGGGGTCATTCAGGGACTGCAGCATCTCCCGCACAGCGCGGTAGGCATCGGCTTTGGAGGCATAGTCGCGGCTGAGGTACTTACGGCGAGTCTCCTGCCAATCCACTTTGTTGAAGGTACCATCCACGTAGTCCCGATTGATAATTTGCCATACCTCATCAACTAATTCCTTGGGACTATTGCGGAAGGCTGCCCCTGCTACCTGGTAACCTGCCATTGCCAACCCCGCTATCAAAGTAGCTGTGGAGCCAAGAATCAGTCCGCGCTTTACCATAACCAAAACCTGTGCCATGCTTCTACTGCCTTAATTTAGCACAACTGATCCCGGGGAATAGTGTCCCTCCTCACAATGGCAACTGTCACTGCTATGACTTAAAAAATCTTAACACAACCCTAGCGGTAATTAGTAAATTGCAGCGCCACGGGAAAATCCTGGGTCTTGAGGAACTGAATCACGCTTTGCAGGTCGTCTTTAGATTTGGAGCTAACGCGTAGGGCATCCCCCTGGATGGTCACCTGCACTTTGAATTGGTCGCGGATCAGCTTACTAATTTTTTTCGCTAGTTCCTGCTCAATCCCCTGTTTTAGTTTGATCTGTTGGCGGACGCGATTACCGCTGGCACTTTCTATAGGGCCATAGTCAAATATTTTGAGTGACAGACCCCGTTTAACTGCTCTGGTCTGTAAAATATCCACAACCGAGTTAAGGGTAAGTTCGCTGGCCGTATTGATAGTGAGATGGTCTGCTTCTAACTCGATCGTTGTATTGGTATCTTTCAAATCAAAGCGGGTATTGACTTCACGGCGGGTTTGGTCCAGGGCATTGACTAGTTCCTGGCGGTCGAACTCGCTGACTATGTCGAAGGAGTAGGTGGCAGCCATAGCAGTCGGTAGGCAATTCAGCGTTTGATTTTAGCATACTCCTCTTGGGCTAATTCCACTAGGCGAGCACAGAGGGCTGTAAAGCTCAAGCCCTGGGCTGACCACAGTTTGGGGTACATACTAGTTTGGGTAAACCCAGGCATCGTGTTGATCTCGTTGAGCAAGACCGTAGCAGCAGCTTCCACATAGAAGAAGTCGACCCGGGCAAGTCCCCGCGCCCCGATCGTTTGGAAGGCTTTGAGGGAGAGTTCCTGGACAATTTCTACTACTGCCTGGGGCAGGGCAGCGGGGATGATTAGATCGGCTTTGCCGGGGGTATATTTGGTGTCGTAGTCGTAGAAGTCGCTACTATAGGTAATTTCCCCCACAGGGGAAGCCAGAGGCTGGTCGTTGCCTAACACGGCGCATTCTATTTCCCTGGCTATTACTCCCTGTTCAATCAGAAAACGATTGTCGTATTGCAAAGCAAGCTCAACAGCCGCCACTAATTCTGCCCGGTTCCTCACCTTGGAAATACCAACGGAAGACCCCATGTTGGAGGGCTTGACAAAACAGGGATATTGCAATTCCAGTTCTACCTTTTCCTGCCACAGGGTGGGTTGTCTATACCATTGATAGCGATTACAGGCGAGGTAATTGACCTGGGGAATGCCTGCTCTGGCAAATAGCGATTTCATGACAATTTTATCCATGCCGATCGCTGAGGCTAACACACCACTCCCGACAAAGGGCTTTTGCATTAAAGTTAATAACCCCTGTACCGTACCATCTTCCCCATTGGGTCCGTGTAGGACGGGAAACCAGATGTCTACGGCTTTTATCTCTTCTGGCAGACAGAACTGGTCGAGGGAAGAAAGCAAA
This region of Pseudanabaenaceae cyanobacterium SKYG29 genomic DNA includes:
- a CDS encoding adenine phosphoribosyltransferase; the protein is MDLQQLIRDVPDFPKPGILFRDIMPLLAHPQGLSTIVSRLSAQCPPVDYVVAIESRGFIIGAALALKLECGFIAVRKPKKLPGQLIKVEYSLEYGQDSLEMQSDILPAGAEVLIVDDVIATGGTAAATSRLVEKAGGKVKAYGFVVELTALQGRTQLNPHVPVISLVHY
- a CDS encoding D-alanine--D-alanine ligase, which encodes MQTVGLIFGGKSGEHDISIASARAIASGLPEYKVLPFYIDRCGFWHHPRESAAVLYEDNFTLLSSLDQFCLPEEIKAVDIWFPVLHGPNGEDGTVQGLLTLMQKPFVGSGVLASAIGMDKIVMKSLFARAGIPQVNYLACNRYQWYRQPTLWQEKVELELQYPCFVKPSNMGSSVGISKVRNRAELVAAVELALQYDNRFLIEQGVIAREIECAVLGNDQPLASPVGEITYSSDFYDYDTKYTPGKADLIIPAALPQAVVEIVQELSLKAFQTIGARGLARVDFFYVEAAATVLLNEINTMPGFTQTSMYPKLWSAQGLSFTALCARLVELAQEEYAKIKR
- the purM gene encoding phosphoribosylformylglycinamidine cyclo-ligase gives rise to the protein MDYKTAGVDVEAGREFVQRIRDLVHSTHRPGVIGGIGGFGGLFALPSGYREPVLVAGTDGVGTKLKIAQALNCHTTIGIDLVAMCVNDVLTTGAEPLFFLDYLATGKLEPDQLQAVIEGIVAGCREAGCALIGGETAEMPGFYQAGEYDVAGFCVGIVEKAEMITPDRVQIGDYVIGLASSGFHSNGFSLIRRVIADQGWSWHDRLPELGREKTIGEWCLTPTRIYVSIILEALRSGVKIHGLAHITGGGIPENLPRCLPPHCAVNIVPWDIPPLFRWLQAVGQIPTADMFNTFNMGIGMAVVVPTLDYLEWFRQKGVECYGIGQVVSGNGTIENLY
- a CDS encoding YajQ family cyclic di-GMP-binding protein; translated protein: MAATYSFDIVSEFDRQELVNALDQTRREVNTRFDLKDTNTTIELEADHLTINTASELTLNSVVDILQTRAVKRGLSLKIFDYGPIESASGNRVRQQIKLKQGIEQELAKKISKLIRDQFKVQVTIQGDALRVSSKSKDDLQSVIQFLKTQDFPVALQFTNYR
- a CDS encoding S41 family peptidase, with translation MVKRGLILGSTATLIAGLAMAGYQVAGAAFRNSPKELVDEVWQIINRDYVDGTFNKVDWQETRRKYLSRDYASKADAYRAVREMLQSLNDPYTRFLDPDQFKSMKIDTSGELTGVGLTLGIDEETKKLTVISPIEDSPAARAGILAKDEIITINGRSTEGMDINEAVNLIRGPQGTKVKLGIQRGGNKFEVEIRREKIELHAVRSTVQQTEFGKVGYIRLTQFNANAPNDMRKAIRSHLDAQVKGFILDLRANPGGLLYASAEIARMWMENATIVSTVDRKGESERLTANRQAMTDKPLVVLVDGGSASASEILAGALQDNKRAVIVGTKTFGKGLVQSVHSLSDGSGLAVTVAKYLTPNGTDINRSGIKPDVIVELTPKQRETLAKNQDKLGTEDDPQFVKALDVLKQQVAKAEVAAGS
- the cydB gene encoding cytochrome d ubiquinol oxidase subunit II yields the protein MEPLQPLQEFLPQVWFFILGLFLFLYVLLDGFDLGVGILSLTASSEERRTILMTSLGNVWDANETWLILMGGSLFGAFPLAYSTILNALYLPAVIMVVGLILRAVSFEFRENAENKMVWNIAFGVGSFLAALGQGFALGTVFEGIKVDEAGHFAGGIWDWLTWRSVIVALTLIQAYVLVGSTYLILKTTGDLQETHYKTATIATWTTLIGAIFITVSTPALSEQAREHLFSPPLLYIFEIIPVGGLLLVYLLLRSLRRREEVTPIVWTFLLFALSFIGLGFVIFPNIIPPSVTIYEAAAAPSSLVFMLTFIGFLIPILLAYNIYNYVVFRGKIVGSES